One genomic window of Tenacibaculum tangerinum includes the following:
- a CDS encoding Bax inhibitor-1/YccA family protein, whose amino-acid sequence MRVFALRTSNPAFNRYFWKQPKSYTKARMSVSGIILKAISMLCLVTVTAAYTWHLYFNGVATKWHTAIGMFVAIVCSLYISFKHNAAKYLLPIYALAKGFFLGGISAIAHQRFPNVPFQAIGVTLITFFVMFLLYRWKLIRVTRKFRAMVISATVSIFMFYFIGWVFWFLKIDIPYLWGTSWFAIGFNVVAAMVASFSLLLDFYYIDRQVGRYPKEREWLATWGLLITLVWLYVEVLRLLKKLAIRF is encoded by the coding sequence ATGCGTGTATTTGCTTTACGAACCTCTAACCCTGCCTTTAACCGATACTTTTGGAAGCAACCAAAATCGTATACCAAGGCAAGAATGTCTGTGAGTGGAATTATTTTAAAAGCTATCTCCATGCTATGCTTGGTCACGGTCACTGCCGCCTATACCTGGCACTTGTATTTTAACGGAGTAGCTACGAAATGGCACACTGCCATCGGAATGTTTGTCGCTATTGTTTGTAGCCTATATATCTCTTTTAAACATAATGCTGCAAAATATTTGCTACCTATTTATGCCTTAGCTAAGGGCTTTTTTCTCGGAGGCATAAGTGCCATTGCTCATCAACGATTTCCTAATGTACCTTTTCAAGCCATTGGGGTTACCTTGATTACTTTTTTTGTGATGTTTTTGTTGTACCGATGGAAGCTTATTAGAGTAACAAGAAAATTTAGAGCTATGGTAATTAGCGCCACGGTAAGTATTTTTATGTTTTATTTTATCGGATGGGTTTTTTGGTTTTTAAAAATTGACATTCCTTACTTATGGGGAACGTCGTGGTTTGCCATCGGTTTTAATGTGGTAGCAGCGATGGTGGCTTCTTTTAGCTTGTTGCTTGATTTTTACTATATCGACCGACAAGTAGGGCGTTACCCTAAAGAACGTGAATGGCTGGCTACTTGGGGCTTGCTCATTACCTTAGTTTGGTTGTATGTAGAGGTATTGCGATTATTGAAAAAACTAGCTATTCGATTTTAG
- the ruvC gene encoding crossover junction endodeoxyribonuclease RuvC has product MKTEKIILGIDPGTSIMGFGIIRVVGKKMEFIQMNELLLKKYEDPYLKLKIIFERTIELIDTYNPDEIALEAPFYGKNVQSMLKLGRAQGVAMAAGLSRQIPVTEYAPKKIKMAITGKGTSSKEQVALMLKSLLNLKELPKNLDATDGLAAAVCHYYNSGTKVGGKNYTGWAAFVKQNPKKIKS; this is encoded by the coding sequence TTGAAGACAGAAAAAATCATATTAGGCATCGACCCAGGAACTAGTATTATGGGGTTTGGAATTATAAGAGTGGTTGGAAAAAAAATGGAATTTATTCAAATGAACGAATTGCTCTTAAAAAAATACGAAGACCCTTACTTAAAGCTCAAAATTATTTTTGAGCGTACTATTGAGCTGATTGACACCTACAATCCCGATGAAATAGCCCTAGAAGCACCTTTTTACGGAAAGAATGTACAGTCGATGTTAAAATTAGGACGCGCACAAGGAGTTGCCATGGCAGCAGGATTGTCACGTCAAATTCCTGTAACCGAGTATGCGCCCAAAAAAATAAAAATGGCAATTACAGGTAAAGGAACGTCTAGTAAAGAACAAGTTGCCTTAATGCTAAAATCGCTATTAAACCTAAAAGAGTTGCCTAAAAATTTAGATGCCACCGACGGATTGGCTGCTGCTGTATGTCATTATTACAACTCAGGAACTAAAGTAGGCGGTAAAAATTACACAGGTTGGGCTGCCTTTGTAAAACAAAACCCGAAAAAAATCAAAAGCTGA